In Armatimonadota bacterium, one DNA window encodes the following:
- a CDS encoding ABC transporter ATP-binding protein, translating to MIQQSQTDAPAVDSYLIDLQADMTEDAEFGVRRLVVSKAEVVVLDEAGAVVLRVPFSEIETARNEPVVSGGRLLLRTKAGEDIVATSYSLTHADLFSEAARGIEQLAKGQELSINLKLERTRCESCGRLLPEKDGVCPACLKRGKTFMRVAAYLKPYRRHLGVLVTISLLATGLNLIPPQFQRLIVDRLTAGELELGGLMQLVGAWFAIAATAVTLQVFSNRMMTFLGSNIAADLRASTFNTVQRLHVAYFDKKTVGAITSRITHDTDRIWMFLVDGMPFMVTNGLVLIGVIFFLFRVDWVLALAIMAPLPLMAVLAVTFWKPLSSMFHKVSQKWARIYMHINEAVSGVRVVKAFVREDHEFARFQTRNNECLKAAMAADQRWYTILGAMSLCVSLGVLINWGLGGYFVLIGRLTLGEFIMTNAYLIMVYGPLMWFAQINNWFSRAMASAERIFEMMDMPPDAGDGDGIEHEIVGEIQFDNVRFGYDKSNPVLKGVSFTAKAGEMIGLVGHSGAGKSTTINLIARFYEPDAGTLKIDGIDYKDLNLHSYRSQIGIVMQDPFLFHGTIAENISYGKPDASIEEIMAAARAANAHNFVLAKPNGYDTIVGERGAKLSGGERQRISIARAILHDPRILILDEATSSVDVETEKEIQEAISHLIKGRTTFAIAHRLSTLRNADRLIVLERGEVSEIGTHAELMEKKGTFYKLVQIQSAINEIVGVGVIE from the coding sequence ATGATCCAGCAATCGCAGACCGATGCGCCTGCCGTCGATTCTTACCTGATCGACCTGCAAGCCGATATGACCGAGGACGCCGAGTTCGGCGTCCGGCGCTTGGTCGTTTCTAAGGCCGAGGTAGTCGTGCTCGATGAAGCTGGCGCTGTGGTTCTGCGAGTGCCGTTTTCTGAGATTGAGACCGCGAGAAACGAGCCGGTCGTCTCGGGAGGCAGGCTGTTGCTGCGAACCAAGGCCGGGGAGGACATCGTCGCGACTTCTTACTCCCTCACGCACGCAGACCTGTTTTCAGAGGCGGCGCGGGGTATCGAGCAGCTCGCGAAGGGCCAAGAGCTTTCGATCAACCTAAAGCTGGAGAGAACCCGCTGCGAAAGTTGCGGAAGGCTTCTGCCTGAGAAGGACGGCGTCTGCCCGGCTTGCCTGAAGCGGGGCAAGACGTTCATGCGGGTTGCGGCTTATCTGAAGCCGTATCGCAGGCATCTTGGCGTCTTGGTGACGATCTCGCTCTTGGCGACCGGCCTGAACCTGATTCCACCCCAGTTTCAAAGGCTGATCGTCGATCGCCTGACCGCTGGAGAGCTTGAGCTCGGCGGCTTGATGCAATTGGTCGGTGCGTGGTTCGCCATCGCAGCAACAGCGGTCACGCTCCAGGTCTTCAGCAACCGGATGATGACGTTTCTCGGTTCAAATATCGCTGCGGACCTGCGCGCGTCGACCTTCAACACCGTACAGCGACTCCACGTCGCCTACTTTGACAAGAAAACGGTCGGCGCAATTACAAGTCGCATCACGCACGATACAGATCGAATCTGGATGTTCCTCGTGGACGGCATGCCGTTCATGGTCACGAACGGGCTCGTCCTCATCGGGGTCATCTTCTTCCTGTTCCGCGTCGACTGGGTGCTCGCGCTCGCCATCATGGCTCCGCTCCCCCTCATGGCGGTTCTGGCGGTGACGTTTTGGAAGCCGCTTTCGAGCATGTTCCACAAGGTCAGCCAGAAGTGGGCTCGAATCTACATGCACATCAACGAGGCGGTCTCCGGCGTGCGCGTCGTGAAAGCGTTCGTCCGCGAAGACCACGAGTTTGCAAGGTTTCAGACAAGGAACAACGAGTGCCTGAAAGCGGCGATGGCCGCCGACCAGCGGTGGTACACGATCCTCGGTGCAATGTCGCTTTGTGTGTCGCTGGGAGTCCTCATCAACTGGGGGCTCGGGGGCTACTTCGTGCTGATCGGAAGGCTGACCCTTGGAGAGTTCATCATGACCAACGCGTATCTGATCATGGTGTACGGGCCGCTCATGTGGTTTGCTCAAATCAACAACTGGTTCAGCCGAGCGATGGCGAGCGCCGAGAGGATCTTCGAGATGATGGACATGCCGCCTGACGCCGGAGATGGCGACGGTATCGAGCACGAGATCGTCGGCGAGATCCAGTTCGACAACGTGCGATTCGGCTACGACAAGTCGAACCCGGTGCTGAAGGGCGTATCGTTCACGGCGAAGGCGGGCGAGATGATCGGGCTTGTCGGCCACTCTGGCGCAGGCAAGTCGACGACCATCAACCTGATCGCGCGGTTCTACGAGCCCGACGCAGGCACCTTGAAGATCGACGGGATCGACTACAAGGACCTCAACCTCCACAGCTACAGAAGCCAGATCGGCATCGTGATGCAGGATCCGTTCCTCTTCCACGGGACGATCGCGGAGAACATCTCGTACGGCAAGCCGGACGCGTCGATAGAGGAGATCATGGCGGCGGCCCGCGCGGCCAACGCGCACAACTTCGTCCTGGCTAAACCGAACGGTTATGACACGATCGTCGGGGAGCGCGGGGCGAAGCTCAGCGGCGGAGAAAGGCAGCGCATCAGCATCGCGCGCGCCATCTTGCACGACCCTCGGATCCTGATCCTCGACGAGGCGACCAGCAGCGTCGACGTCGAGACGGAGAAGGAGATACAAGAGGCGATTTCGCACCTCATCAAGGGTCGCACGACGTTTGCTATCGCGCACCGCCTGTCCACGCTCCGCAACGCAGACCGGCTGATCGTGCTCGAGCGCGGCGAGGTCAGCGAAATCGGGACGCACGCCGAGCTGATGGAGAAGAAGGGCACGTTTTACAAGCTCGTCCAGATCCAGAGCGCGATCAACGAGATCGTTGGCGTAGGGGTGATCGAATGA
- a CDS encoding oligosaccharide flippase family protein, with product MSPNTAALGPNWRKRIVSGITWATVGTGLTQMANLFVAVVVGRWLGKSEYGELGALQISIATFTVFAGPALAVASAKFIAEYRVQDLAKTGRFVRHSLHVGISLAVAVSLVFAGLSPFLAQYVFDAPHLVEEFLVASVVLGLVAVDGTTRGVITGFEGFRPLALVGLVRAAVGISLQLVLVPIFGVMGALIGLGAFNLIGCVGNLMVIRRLLKDESVPIGDRPDKAERKLFASIFVPKTLSALAYVPISWLIAVMLIREPGGFAEMGLLNAGLTWRLALLFLPSVIATTFVPLLNSALGEGDARSFGRLCRANIGISALAVAAPALVVYLGSSLIIEAYGEDFASGLPVLKLLVVSAVLTGATVPIGNILLSLHKAWAGMALNAATSVVTITAAILLLDGGAEGMAIAYLVGHGWHMATSFAYLQRVNRSSGGTSIEEVHR from the coding sequence TTGAGCCCGAACACAGCCGCCCTAGGGCCGAACTGGCGGAAGCGCATCGTCTCAGGCATCACTTGGGCGACGGTGGGCACCGGCCTCACACAGATGGCCAACCTCTTCGTCGCCGTCGTCGTCGGTCGATGGTTGGGCAAGTCGGAGTACGGCGAGCTTGGCGCGCTGCAAATCAGCATCGCCACCTTCACGGTGTTCGCCGGTCCGGCGCTGGCGGTAGCCTCGGCAAAGTTCATCGCAGAGTACCGCGTCCAGGATTTGGCCAAGACAGGGCGGTTCGTGCGGCACTCGCTGCACGTCGGCATCTCGCTCGCAGTAGCGGTGTCGCTCGTGTTCGCCGGCCTGTCGCCCTTTTTGGCCCAGTACGTTTTCGACGCTCCACACCTCGTCGAGGAGTTTCTCGTGGCCTCCGTCGTGCTCGGGCTCGTAGCCGTCGATGGAACCACGCGGGGCGTCATTACGGGGTTTGAGGGATTCCGGCCACTGGCGCTCGTCGGGCTCGTCCGTGCGGCGGTCGGGATATCTCTCCAACTGGTGCTCGTGCCGATCTTCGGGGTCATGGGTGCGCTCATCGGGCTGGGCGCTTTCAACTTGATCGGATGCGTCGGCAACCTGATGGTCATCCGGCGACTGCTGAAAGACGAGTCAGTGCCGATCGGTGATCGCCCGGACAAGGCGGAGCGCAAGCTGTTCGCCTCGATCTTCGTCCCGAAAACGCTTTCCGCTCTTGCATACGTACCGATCTCTTGGTTGATCGCCGTGATGCTGATCAGGGAGCCCGGAGGATTCGCCGAGATGGGGCTGCTGAACGCCGGTCTGACTTGGCGGCTCGCGCTGCTGTTCTTGCCGAGCGTGATCGCCACCACCTTCGTGCCGCTCCTGAACAGCGCGCTTGGCGAAGGCGACGCTCGATCGTTCGGCAGGCTGTGCCGCGCGAACATAGGCATCTCTGCCCTGGCTGTTGCTGCCCCTGCGCTCGTGGTCTACCTTGGGTCCTCGCTCATCATCGAAGCGTACGGCGAGGACTTCGCATCCGGCCTGCCGGTTCTAAAGCTGCTAGTCGTCAGCGCCGTTCTCACAGGTGCGACCGTTCCGATCGGCAACATCCTCTTGAGCCTTCACAAGGCGTGGGCGGGGATGGCGCTCAACGCTGCGACGTCGGTCGTGACGATCACCGCAGCGATCCTGTTGTTGGACGGCGGGGCAGAGGGGATGGCGATCGCATATCTCGTCGGTCACGGCTGGCACATGGCGACGTCGTTCGCGTACTTGCAACGCGTCAACCGAAGTTCTGGGGGGACTAGCATTGAGGAGGTGCACAGGTAG
- a CDS encoding DUF1854 domain-containing protein: MKLFYKPEGRLRLETEDRCYLQVRPTWAAPISQPGKFLSLLDGKDREIMTFPDGLRGLDKEARRILDGELKHRYLTAYINKIVRAHTEFGATYWTVETDRGGKDFVTQSLQENAQWHTPTHLVLVDVDGNRFEIRNTAELDEDSRVLLLKIV; encoded by the coding sequence GTGAAGCTGTTCTACAAGCCGGAGGGACGGCTGAGGCTAGAAACGGAGGATCGCTGCTACCTCCAGGTGCGCCCAACGTGGGCGGCGCCGATCTCGCAGCCTGGCAAGTTCCTTTCGCTGCTCGACGGAAAGGACAGGGAGATCATGACGTTCCCTGACGGGTTGCGCGGGCTGGACAAGGAGGCGCGCCGCATCTTGGATGGTGAATTGAAGCACCGATACCTCACCGCGTACATCAACAAGATCGTTCGCGCTCACACGGAGTTCGGTGCGACGTACTGGACTGTTGAGACCGATCGCGGAGGAAAGGACTTCGTGACACAAAGCTTGCAGGAGAACGCGCAGTGGCACACCCCCACACACTTGGTGCTGGTCGACGTCGATGGCAATCGATTTGAAATCCGCAACACCGCCGAGCTTGACGAAGACAGCCGGGTATTGCTGCTGAAGATCGTCTAG
- a CDS encoding SLBB domain-containing protein, which produces MRTAAGILCAILSISLAWADEPATIGVGDVLRLDVLGFEEYSGELTVASDGWISGAGFGHLAVAGQSLEQAEGKIRERLLGLLTDPRVFLSFKSQASAVIYVVGAAVSNGSVPYTPGTDLRRLFAGTEIEDPGQFLATVYRSGKPIRTVEMAALLEGSDVWVGPLEPQDVVIVATKPTIRIWLVGQFTNPGEMSVPAGSSLAQAVAFAGGLAPPIGVSSSASQETLLDQMEIVVRRGGEQFGFSARFGIIAHSFRIQAGDTISALPPQRIEVFVAGQVQSPGKLTLGSGSDVMAAVTTAGGLLSDGTLDGVLVFRNGETVRLDLSARLDGEGRYDKFALMPGDIVFVPDNRRYVYVLGEVERPGRYAIRDNERLTAADALSLAGGVNAEGTTRRVALVRVGPDGKYVVQTFHIDEFLKDGIEGANPAMLPGDFLYFGEPKGITIDSITKLASAALLFDVFLGGR; this is translated from the coding sequence ATGCGTACCGCAGCTGGAATTCTGTGTGCGATTCTCTCTATTTCGCTCGCCTGGGCCGATGAGCCGGCAACGATCGGGGTCGGAGACGTGTTGAGGCTCGACGTTCTCGGCTTTGAGGAGTATTCGGGCGAGCTGACGGTCGCTAGCGACGGGTGGATCAGCGGCGCAGGGTTTGGACACCTTGCCGTGGCAGGCCAGAGCCTTGAGCAGGCTGAGGGCAAGATTCGAGAGCGATTGCTCGGCCTGCTCACCGATCCGCGCGTTTTTCTCTCCTTCAAATCACAGGCCAGCGCGGTCATTTACGTGGTCGGCGCTGCGGTTTCCAACGGTTCTGTCCCTTATACGCCCGGCACGGACCTGCGCCGGCTGTTTGCCGGAACCGAGATCGAAGATCCGGGACAGTTCTTAGCCACGGTGTACCGATCTGGAAAGCCTATCCGCACTGTTGAGATGGCTGCATTGCTGGAAGGGAGCGACGTTTGGGTCGGTCCGCTCGAGCCTCAGGACGTCGTGATTGTTGCGACGAAGCCCACGATCCGCATCTGGCTCGTCGGCCAGTTCACCAATCCTGGCGAAATGAGCGTGCCCGCTGGCTCGTCGCTTGCCCAAGCGGTCGCATTCGCCGGTGGGCTGGCCCCGCCAATCGGTGTTTCCTCGAGCGCAAGTCAGGAGACGCTCCTGGACCAGATGGAGATCGTGGTTAGGCGAGGTGGCGAGCAGTTCGGATTTTCCGCGCGATTCGGCATCATAGCCCACAGTTTCCGTATTCAGGCCGGCGATACGATTTCGGCGCTTCCCCCCCAGCGCATCGAGGTTTTCGTCGCAGGGCAAGTGCAGAGCCCAGGCAAGCTCACGCTCGGCTCCGGAAGCGATGTCATGGCGGCGGTGACCACGGCCGGCGGGCTCCTATCCGACGGCACTTTGGACGGCGTCCTGGTGTTCCGCAACGGCGAGACGGTGCGGCTCGATCTATCCGCGAGATTGGACGGCGAAGGGCGATACGACAAGTTCGCTCTAATGCCAGGCGACATCGTGTTCGTGCCGGACAACCGCCGGTATGTTTACGTCCTGGGAGAGGTAGAACGGCCAGGGCGGTACGCGATCCGCGACAACGAGCGACTGACAGCTGCCGACGCCCTGTCGCTCGCAGGAGGAGTGAACGCAGAAGGCACGACCCGCCGGGTCGCGCTCGTCCGGGTCGGTCCGGATGGCAAGTACGTCGTCCAGACGTTTCACATCGACGAATTCCTAAAGGACGGCATTGAGGGAGCGAACCCCGCGATGCTCCCCGGCGACTTTCTATACTTCGGCGAGCCTAAGGGCATCACGATCGATTCGATTACAAAGCTCGCGTCCGCGGCCCTGCTGTTCGACGTATTCCTCGGAGGGCGGTAG
- a CDS encoding PAS domain S-box protein, with protein MARIGRKASEERFRAINEASPFGIFVTDLEARVDHVNRIYTEITGLTIEEALGLGHRSVIHPDDRGWLIREWESHDVSAGKFERAHRIKLKDGTVKWVRIILTPIWSGKTHVGWIGTMEDITDQRKQSLALKASEERFRAISDASPFGIIVTEPNSMAYHVNERYTEITGLTADEAFDMGHRQVVHPDDIEELAAAWESHDASSGPFRREHRLLLKNGDVKWVRSIVSPMIQDGRLTGLVATLQDITADKAAEAKLRSSEERFRAVTDDSPVGIIIRDSDDVVVYANRAIAAIIGQDVESLVGTNYQATVHPADADDLSARLTAFLNYARKGDGAVFRSKHRIIVGETTKWVSTTTVPMYLSDGSVRYANEVHDITDQVEFEYLIRASEERFHALAEGSPMGISIRDSDGMMVYANPALALILGVPADELRGRQFLESLHPDDLERVDRGVAEFITAVNTGVDVLFRSEHRILVDGKVRWIETTSAPIRYSGDELGFVTITHDVTQRHIAEEQLAASEERFRSMAASSPIGIFTHDADGSLDYVNEAFCRINRIEPEQAMGGGWLDLVQPDLREEARRMWHEFTASAEKSMTGEIPGVRNGEEFWARTHTVKTWLDGKLTGYIGTYEDISAQKQAEKEIVAAKAAAESAITAKNEFLSRMSHELRTPLNTILGFAQLLEMESLADRQREGVANILYAGRHLLGLINDVLDIARIEDRRISIDCALLDVPNIVAQVVNIMKPIAEESDVTISQLNIEPGLTVYGDERRLAQVLLNLVSNAVKYNVPSGTVIIDARQDDGHVLISVVDTGVGIPAEKLDQVFTPFDRLGAEQTDVEGSGLGLAVADALVRAMAGEIRIESEEGSGTTATIRLPAEAPAKQELQPQ; from the coding sequence TGGGCACCGGTCGGTCATCCACCCTGACGACCGCGGCTGGCTCATCCGCGAGTGGGAGTCGCACGACGTCTCGGCCGGCAAGTTTGAGCGCGCGCACAGGATCAAGCTCAAGGACGGAACGGTCAAGTGGGTCCGGATCATCTTGACGCCGATCTGGAGCGGCAAGACGCACGTCGGCTGGATCGGGACCATGGAGGATATCACCGACCAGAGAAAGCAGAGCCTCGCTCTGAAAGCGAGCGAAGAACGGTTCAGGGCAATCAGCGACGCGTCGCCGTTCGGCATCATCGTGACGGAGCCGAATTCGATGGCGTATCACGTAAACGAGCGGTATACGGAGATCACCGGCTTGACCGCAGATGAGGCTTTCGATATGGGGCATCGGCAGGTCGTGCATCCCGACGACATCGAAGAGCTGGCAGCGGCCTGGGAATCACACGATGCTTCGTCTGGCCCGTTCAGGCGTGAGCACAGGCTGCTGCTCAAGAACGGCGACGTTAAATGGGTCAGGTCCATCGTCTCGCCGATGATCCAGGATGGGCGACTGACGGGGTTGGTGGCGACCCTCCAAGACATCACGGCGGATAAGGCTGCCGAGGCGAAACTCAGGTCGAGCGAAGAGCGGTTCCGTGCAGTCACAGACGACTCCCCGGTTGGGATCATCATCCGCGACAGCGACGACGTGGTCGTATACGCAAACCGCGCCATCGCTGCAATCATCGGGCAGGACGTCGAGTCGTTGGTGGGCACCAATTATCAAGCCACAGTTCACCCTGCGGACGCTGATGATTTGAGCGCTCGACTTACAGCGTTCTTAAACTATGCCAGAAAGGGGGATGGGGCGGTGTTCCGATCGAAGCACCGCATTATCGTCGGCGAGACTACGAAGTGGGTTTCAACCACTACCGTTCCTATGTACCTGTCCGACGGTAGCGTCCGGTACGCAAACGAGGTGCACGATATTACCGATCAAGTCGAGTTCGAGTATCTGATTCGAGCGAGCGAGGAGCGATTTCACGCTCTTGCAGAAGGATCGCCAATGGGCATTTCAATTCGGGACAGCGACGGAATGATGGTGTACGCGAACCCGGCCCTGGCATTGATCCTCGGTGTTCCGGCCGACGAGCTCCGAGGTCGGCAGTTCCTAGAGTCTTTGCACCCCGACGACCTTGAGCGAGTCGATCGCGGTGTAGCGGAGTTCATCACAGCCGTGAATACGGGCGTGGATGTGCTCTTCCGATCGGAGCATAGAATTCTGGTCGACGGAAAAGTCCGTTGGATCGAGACGACGTCTGCGCCGATTCGATACAGCGGTGACGAATTAGGCTTCGTTACCATCACCCACGACGTCACCCAGAGACACATCGCCGAAGAACAGCTGGCGGCCAGCGAAGAACGATTCCGTTCTATGGCAGCAAGCTCGCCGATCGGAATCTTCACGCACGATGCGGACGGATCTCTCGACTACGTCAACGAAGCGTTTTGCCGCATCAACCGGATCGAGCCTGAGCAAGCGATGGGTGGGGGCTGGCTTGATCTGGTTCAACCCGACTTGAGAGAGGAGGCCAGACGGATGTGGCATGAGTTCACCGCTTCAGCAGAGAAGAGCATGACTGGGGAAATCCCTGGCGTTCGCAACGGTGAAGAGTTCTGGGCGCGGACGCACACGGTCAAGACCTGGCTCGACGGCAAGCTGACAGGCTACATCGGGACTTACGAGGATATCTCTGCCCAGAAGCAAGCCGAAAAGGAAATCGTAGCCGCCAAGGCCGCGGCTGAGAGCGCAATCACTGCCAAGAACGAGTTTCTGTCGCGCATGAGCCACGAACTGAGGACCCCACTCAACACAATCTTGGGGTTCGCGCAGCTGCTTGAGATGGAATCGTTGGCAGACCGCCAGCGAGAAGGCGTTGCGAACATCCTGTACGCAGGCCGGCACCTCCTAGGGCTCATCAACGACGTGCTCGATATCGCCCGAATCGAGGATCGTCGCATTAGCATCGATTGCGCTTTGCTCGACGTGCCAAACATCGTCGCACAAGTCGTGAATATCATGAAGCCGATAGCCGAGGAGAGCGATGTCACGATCAGCCAGCTGAACATCGAACCCGGGCTAACGGTGTACGGCGACGAGCGGCGCCTGGCCCAGGTGCTGCTGAACCTCGTTTCCAACGCAGTGAAGTACAACGTTCCGAGCGGTACCGTGATCATTGACGCGAGGCAAGACGACGGGCACGTCCTCATTTCAGTCGTGGATACCGGCGTCGGTATCCCTGCTGAAAAACTCGACCAAGTCTTCACGCCGTTCGACCGTCTTGGTGCAGAACAAACCGACGTCGAAGGCTCCGGCCTCGGACTTGCTGTAGCCGACGCTTTAGTGCGGGCTATGGCTGGTGAAATTCGAATAGAGTCCGAAGAGGGCTCAGGTACGACTGCCACCATTAGGCTGCCCGCCGAGGCGCCTGCAAAGCAAGAGTTGCAGCCACAATAG
- a CDS encoding polysaccharide biosynthesis protein, which produces MIARDALDGLKRRPASTWVAVLSVLSVDLVLVWASLILGLALAQGAPSISGLAQTAVLYGVPISGVACFMFVWRRLYRINNRFLGVYDVLNIAFVAAALGTSLRVVEIAFNAPISAATPWVPAILLGFFSATLLTIARLYPRLVEARHLMPISAQATQGVRRTLIVGAGDAGEAVFREIMRPGESRYKVVGFVDDDPAKQRSTIHGVPVCGGIDDLPELASRLSVSEIMIAIPTASGPEMRRISQQCMQTTARVRTLPSISSFVNGNARVLPMLREMSVEDLVRREMLETDSTQIASLITGKRVLITGAGGSIGSELSRQVSRLVPSSLVLLGRGENSIFEIDHELRSTQAFHGTPVICDVRNTRNLGSVFDRHSPEVVIHAAAHKHVPLMESAPIEAIENNVFGTLNAVDEAVRAGSQHFILVSTDKAVNPQNVMGATKRLAEIIIASVASEFSGSYSIVRFGNVLGSRGSLVPILRKQILRGGPLTITHPDMERFFMTIPEAAQLILQAGSMGDRGEIFILDMGDPIKIIDLAEDMVRMHGLVPGQDIEIKITGIRPGEKLREELSATDENLVASEHEKIGIVKNGQAVDWRWLQDELTHLKSLCHEGMEEEARELLMELAWGRIKSTIPAIGTELRVAQG; this is translated from the coding sequence ATGATTGCTAGAGACGCGCTTGACGGACTGAAACGGCGACCAGCCAGTACCTGGGTTGCCGTTCTTTCGGTCTTGAGCGTAGACTTGGTCCTTGTGTGGGCCAGCCTGATACTTGGGCTTGCATTGGCGCAAGGCGCGCCGTCCATATCCGGCCTCGCACAGACGGCGGTGCTATACGGTGTGCCCATTTCTGGCGTGGCCTGTTTCATGTTCGTGTGGCGGCGCCTATACAGAATCAACAACCGGTTCCTGGGGGTCTACGACGTCCTGAACATTGCGTTCGTCGCCGCCGCGCTAGGAACAAGCCTGCGCGTTGTCGAGATAGCTTTCAACGCTCCGATATCCGCCGCAACTCCGTGGGTTCCGGCCATCCTGCTCGGATTCTTCTCTGCGACTCTGCTGACCATAGCTAGGCTGTACCCGCGCTTGGTCGAGGCTCGGCACCTCATGCCGATCTCAGCCCAAGCGACTCAAGGGGTGCGACGGACGCTGATCGTGGGTGCAGGCGATGCAGGAGAGGCGGTATTCAGAGAGATCATGCGGCCAGGGGAATCTCGATACAAAGTCGTCGGCTTCGTCGATGACGACCCAGCGAAACAGCGTTCGACGATTCACGGCGTGCCAGTCTGCGGCGGCATAGATGACTTGCCGGAACTCGCCTCAAGGCTCTCCGTCAGTGAGATCATGATCGCCATTCCGACCGCTTCGGGGCCTGAGATGCGGCGCATTTCTCAACAGTGCATGCAAACTACGGCGCGCGTGCGCACGCTTCCGTCGATCAGCTCGTTCGTCAACGGTAACGCGAGGGTGCTGCCGATGCTGCGAGAGATGAGTGTCGAGGACCTCGTCCGGCGCGAAATGCTTGAAACTGACAGCACGCAGATCGCCAGCCTGATTACCGGGAAGAGAGTCTTGATCACGGGGGCCGGCGGATCGATCGGATCCGAGCTGTCCAGGCAAGTTTCGCGGCTGGTGCCGAGCAGCCTAGTTCTCCTCGGACGTGGCGAGAACAGTATTTTCGAGATCGATCACGAGCTTCGAAGCACACAGGCGTTCCACGGAACTCCTGTCATTTGCGACGTGCGCAACACTCGAAACCTCGGCTCCGTGTTCGACCGGCACTCGCCGGAGGTCGTGATCCACGCCGCCGCGCACAAGCACGTGCCGCTCATGGAGTCTGCCCCGATCGAAGCGATTGAGAACAACGTGTTTGGCACGTTGAACGCCGTCGACGAAGCCGTTCGAGCCGGGTCGCAGCACTTCATCCTGGTTTCAACGGACAAGGCGGTCAACCCTCAGAACGTGATGGGCGCCACCAAGCGGTTAGCTGAAATCATCATCGCTTCTGTTGCTAGCGAGTTCTCCGGATCGTATTCAATCGTCCGGTTCGGCAATGTGCTGGGCAGCCGGGGCAGCCTGGTGCCGATTCTCAGAAAGCAGATTCTTCGCGGCGGCCCGCTGACGATCACCCACCCAGACATGGAGCGGTTCTTCATGACGATTCCAGAAGCCGCTCAACTCATTCTGCAGGCTGGCTCGATGGGGGATCGCGGCGAGATATTCATTCTGGACATGGGCGACCCGATCAAGATCATCGACCTGGCCGAGGACATGGTGCGGATGCACGGCCTCGTTCCCGGTCAGGACATCGAGATCAAGATCACCGGCATCCGCCCGGGCGAGAAGCTGAGAGAGGAGCTTTCGGCGACGGATGAAAACCTGGTCGCTAGCGAGCACGAGAAGATCGGCATCGTCAAGAACGGGCAGGCCGTTGATTGGCGATGGCTACAGGACGAGCTGACACATCTGAAGTCGCTTTGCCACGAGGGCATGGAAGAGGAGGCGCGCGAGCTGCTGATGGAGCTCGCTTGGGGGAGGATCAAGTCCACGATTCCCGCCATTGGTACGGAGTTGCGGGTTGCGCAGGGCTAA